Proteins found in one Merismopedia glauca CCAP 1448/3 genomic segment:
- the cbiD gene encoding cobalt-precorrin-5B (C(1))-methyltransferase CbiD — protein sequence MPPRSGYTLPVYVAAAAVAALKWLKSPEFMPTTIAINLLEPAQTVEIPVEEVAEISKNTALAITRSDPGDNLDLTRDMAIWAMVSLKVKNGSEPQITLEGGEGVGKIVDLDYQPAIYSYAQRVICENLQGYLSPEEKISVKIIFPQGRSLATCTSNSAFGVVEGLSLLGTTGISQPLSAPGQLELCLEQLRSKAAAPVVFCIGENGLDLAQKNGINPKYLVKTANWLGPMLAEAGVLKIPQVLIFGYHGKLIKLAGGIFHTHHHLADGRLEILIAYGAKVGLEISHLQQLWHSATTEEGLQYLRQIDAHNGTDWVKQVYNAIAQAIDTRSQAYIYNHSQAQVKVGSILFDRNRQILVSSPAATDLIPELC from the coding sequence ATGCCTCCTCGTTCCGGTTATACTTTACCAGTTTATGTAGCTGCGGCGGCTGTAGCAGCCTTAAAATGGTTAAAATCCCCTGAATTTATGCCGACGACGATCGCTATCAATCTACTTGAACCAGCGCAAACCGTAGAAATTCCGGTAGAAGAGGTAGCTGAAATCAGTAAAAACACAGCTTTAGCCATTACCCGCAGCGATCCAGGAGATAATTTAGATTTAACGCGGGATATGGCGATTTGGGCGATGGTTTCTCTAAAAGTAAAGAATGGTAGTGAACCTCAGATTACTCTTGAAGGTGGGGAAGGTGTCGGTAAAATCGTCGATTTAGACTATCAACCAGCTATTTACAGTTACGCGCAAAGAGTTATTTGCGAGAATTTGCAGGGATATTTAAGCCCAGAAGAAAAGATTAGCGTCAAAATCATTTTCCCACAAGGCCGATCGCTTGCTACTTGTACTTCTAATAGTGCTTTTGGGGTGGTGGAAGGACTTTCTCTGTTGGGAACTACCGGAATTTCTCAACCTCTGAGCGCTCCTGGGCAGCTAGAATTGTGTTTAGAGCAGTTGCGCTCAAAAGCTGCTGCGCCTGTAGTTTTCTGTATTGGGGAAAATGGTCTAGATTTAGCGCAGAAAAATGGGATTAATCCTAAATACTTGGTGAAAACGGCTAACTGGCTAGGACCAATGTTAGCAGAAGCCGGAGTACTCAAAATTCCTCAAGTACTGATATTTGGCTACCACGGAAAACTGATCAAACTAGCTGGAGGAATATTCCACACGCACCATCATCTAGCTGATGGACGCTTGGAGATTCTAATTGCCTATGGCGCTAAAGTAGGACTAGAAATTAGTCATTTACAACAACTTTGGCATAGTGCTACCACTGAAGAGGGGTTGCAGTATTTAAGACAAATTGATGCTCACAATGGTACGGACTGGGTAAAACAAGTATATAACGCGATCGCCCAAGCCATAGATACACGCTCTCAAGCCTACATCTACAACCACTCCCAAGCACAAGTCAAAGTCGGATCTATTTTATTTGATCGCAATCGCCAAATTTTAGTTTCCTCCCCTGCGGCTACCGATCTAATTCCAGAGTTGTGCTAA